GGCCCCATGTCGGTCCAGCGCAGCAGCCAGCTTCACAGAATCAAGCGAATGGATCAGGTCAAACAGCTCAGCGGCAGACCGACTCTTGTTTGTCTGTAAGTGACCGATCAAATGCCATGTGACCGGGAGCGGACTCAGGAGGGCAATCTTATCCGACGCCTCTTGGACCCGGTTCTCACCCAGTGTCGTTACGCCGGCATCGACCGCCTCTCGAATACGGGGAACCGGTACGGTCTTGGTGACGGCAACCAGTTCTACTTCACCAGGGTCGCGACCGCCGCGGCGGGCCGCCGCGGCCATCCGCTTCCATACCTGCTCAACCCGATCTTTTACCCGTTCCGCCAAGCTTGCCCTTTTTCGCCTCCTGCCCCTACATGGAACGCTGCAAGGCGTGATCCATCAGGATGGCGCTTCGCCCGGAGCTCCGCAATTCCCTCAAACCGCAACAGCCGACGACAGTTCGGGCAGACATTCTCCGATTCGCCGATCGGCAACAGGCAGTGTGGGCAAGTCGCAGCCATCGATCTGTTTGAAAATACAAACAGCCGGAATAGGGTGCTGAGTCGTCTCATGACACATTCTCCCTTCCCTGGCACGCCTCGATAAGGAGCTTTCCCGTGATCGTTAATCAGCTTGACGCCGCAAAAAGGTCGGGATATCCAACTCGTCCCCATCGAGGTCCTGGGGTCTGATCTCTAGGCCATGGAGATTGAATTGCTCATCGGAGGTCTCAATCCCCTGCGCCACGCGCTTCCTGAGAAAGCCCCCGCGCTCCGCAGCTTTGGCTGCGTACGCCTTCATTTCGACCATGTTTGAGGACGTCTCCTCTCTCACCGGGGCAGCGGCCTCGAACCCGGTAGCAATCACCGTCACGCAAACATCATCTTTGAGCGATTCATCGATGACCGCTCCAAAGATGATATTCGCGTCTTGATGGGCCGACTTACAGATCGTGGAGCTGGCCTCGTTCACCTCGTACAGCGAGAGCGCCGGACCGCCGGTGATGTTAATGAGGACGCCCCTGGCGCCCTCGATAGAGACGTTTTCCAGGAGTGGACTGTTGATAGCCTTGATGGCCGCTTCGGAGGCGGCGCTCTCGCCTGACGCAACCCCGATGCCCATCATGGCAATTCCACGCTCCGACATAATGGTCTTGACATCGGCAAAGTCCAGATTGATCAGACCCGGCACCACGATAAGATCCGCAATCCCCTGCACCGCCTGGCGCAACACGTCATCGACGACCTTGAAGGCATCGGTCAGGGAGGTCTGTCGCTCCACCACCTGTAGCAGCCGCTGATTCGGGATAGTGATCAAAGCATCGACACTCTCGCACAGCGCAGCAAGCCCACGGGCTGCATGAACCTCTCTAACCTTACCCTCGAAGCCGAACGGCTTAGTCACCACCCCAACCGTCAGGATACCCAACTCCTTGGCAAGATTCGCGATGATAGGCGCAGCCCCTGTTCCCGTCCCTCCTCCCAACCCGGCGGTGATAAATACCATATCCGCGCCTTCCAGGAGGGCCAGGATCTTGTCGGTATCCTCAAGCGCCGCTTGTCGCCCGATCTCCGGGTTTGCCCCTGCCCCCCGACCCCCCGTGATGTTGGCGCCGATCTGAAGCTTGGTGTCCACTGGAGACATTCTAAGCGCCTGGGTGTCAGTATTGACGATAAAAAATTCAACCCCGGTGAAATCCGATGTCGACATCCGATTGACTGCGTTAGACCCCCCGCCCCCAATTCCGATGACCTTGATCTTGGCTGCGTGCTCGGCATCGATCTCCAGCGCGAATGGCATCTCCACCTCCTCTCAAAAGCGGTTATTGGATGTTGGATCTCACAGGAAATCGCTGAACCATTGCCTCATCCGCTTGATGACCTTGTCCATCAGGCTTCGCTCCGATGATCTGCTGAATTGATGCTGGTCCAGATGCGCCGCGCCGTACAGCACCAGGCCCACGCCGGTCGCATACATCGGCGAGCTGACCACTTCCTTCAAACCGCCGACGCCCGACGGGATCCCCAGTCGCACCGGCAGGTCGAAGAGCTGCTCGGCCAGCTCCGGCATACCCTCCATCGACGAGGATCCGCCTGTTACCACAATCCCAGCGGCTACCTGTTGCATCAACCCGACCCGTCGCACTTCCAGGCCTGCATGCGTGAAGATCTCCTCCGCCCTTGGCTGAACGATCTCGCATAACATCTGCCGCGAGAGCAGGCGAGGTTTACGGCCGCCAACGCTTGGGACCTCTACCGCCTCCTCACCCCCCGCGAGCGAGGCCAGGGCGCAACCGTACCGGCGTTTGATCTCCTCGGCGCACTGGGGGGGCGTCCTGAGTCCAATGGCAATGTCATGGGTCAGATGATCGCCGCCCAGCGGCAGCACCGCGGTGTGGCGAATGCTCCCATCCACGAAGACGGCAATGTCCGAGGTCCCCCCACCGATATCGATCAGAATTACCCCCAGCTCTTTCTCATCCGCGGTCAGCGTCGCTTCACTAGAGGCCAGCGGCTGCAACACGATGTCCCGCACCTCCAGCCCGGCCCTGGTCGCACACTTGATGATATTTTCTGCCGAGGCAATGGCGCCTGTCACGATATGGACCTCAGCCTCAAGCCGGCAGCCGCTCATCCCGACCGGCTCCTTCACTCCCCCCTGATCGTCGATAATGAACTCCTGGGGGATGACGTGAATCACCCGGCGATCGGCGGGTAGCGTGATGGCCTTAGCCGCCTCGATGACCCGATCTACATCGGTCTGCGTGACCTCCTGGTTCTTGCCGGAAATGGCGATGACCCCCCGGCTGTTAATCCCCTTGATGTGGCCTCCGGCGATTCCCACAAATGCAGAATCCAGAGCGACTCCCGCCATCTCCTCTGCTGCCTCGACCGCTTGTCTGATTGATTCAACGGTCACATCGATGTTGACGACAACACCCTTCTTCAGACCCTGCGAGGGACTGGTCCCGCATCCGATGATTTCGATCCCATTCTCCGTCAGTTCAGCGACGATGACGCAGATCTTCGTCGTACCGATATCGAGTCCTGTCACGATCTCGCCCTTTCGGGTCATGCGCCCCCCTTCGGAAGCGGCTTCACAATGACCTTATCAGCGAATCGAAGATCGGCATATTCCAACTCGCGCAGGGTGGTTCCACGCATCTTCAGCACCCGCGCCAACCGATCCAACCGCCACTGCAAGCCATCTTCCTCCCTGAAACGCAGGTACGGCAACCCGGAGCCCAGTGAGACGGTATAGCTCCCGTCGCCTTCCAGACGGATCTCCCTCGCCTGCACATCCGGTCCTAATGTGCCCTGATGAAACCGCTGCCACAGACGCGCCCCCTGTTCAATGCGAGCGGGATCGATCCGCTCCCCCGTCCCGAACGGGTGGTCGGTGTGGAGCCTCAGGAGCGGAAGATCGGATATCTCCGCCGGTGACGCCTCCTGCAGGATCAGCCC
This portion of the Candidatus Methylomirabilis sp. genome encodes:
- a CDS encoding FtsQ-type POTRA domain-containing protein, encoding MGLRLGPRLRRGVKVAALSASLIVLGWLAWQQVSLSTPLRYFQISNLIVEGNGRVPTAAIIDSLALPSNASLLQVDLKELAAAVLRNPWIKTARVSRRLPTTLLVYVSEHVPHTIVVADRPYLVSEDGLILQEASPAEISDLPLLRLHTDHPFGTGERIDPARIEQGARLWQRFHQGTLGPDVQAREIRLEGDGSYTVSLGSGLPYLRFREEDGLQWRLDRLARVLKMRGTTLRELEYADLRFADKVIVKPLPKGGA
- the ftsZ gene encoding cell division protein FtsZ encodes the protein MPFALEIDAEHAAKIKVIGIGGGGSNAVNRMSTSDFTGVEFFIVNTDTQALRMSPVDTKLQIGANITGGRGAGANPEIGRQAALEDTDKILALLEGADMVFITAGLGGGTGTGAAPIIANLAKELGILTVGVVTKPFGFEGKVREVHAARGLAALCESVDALITIPNQRLLQVVERQTSLTDAFKVVDDVLRQAVQGIADLIVVPGLINLDFADVKTIMSERGIAMMGIGVASGESAASEAAIKAINSPLLENVSIEGARGVLINITGGPALSLYEVNEASSTICKSAHQDANIIFGAVIDESLKDDVCVTVIATGFEAAAPVREETSSNMVEMKAYAAKAAERGGFLRKRVAQGIETSDEQFNLHGLEIRPQDLDGDELDIPTFLRRQAD
- the ftsA gene encoding cell division protein FtsA; the encoded protein is MTRKGEIVTGLDIGTTKICVIVAELTENGIEIIGCGTSPSQGLKKGVVVNIDVTVESIRQAVEAAEEMAGVALDSAFVGIAGGHIKGINSRGVIAISGKNQEVTQTDVDRVIEAAKAITLPADRRVIHVIPQEFIIDDQGGVKEPVGMSGCRLEAEVHIVTGAIASAENIIKCATRAGLEVRDIVLQPLASSEATLTADEKELGVILIDIGGGTSDIAVFVDGSIRHTAVLPLGGDHLTHDIAIGLRTPPQCAEEIKRRYGCALASLAGGEEAVEVPSVGGRKPRLLSRQMLCEIVQPRAEEIFTHAGLEVRRVGLMQQVAAGIVVTGGSSSMEGMPELAEQLFDLPVRLGIPSGVGGLKEVVSSPMYATGVGLVLYGAAHLDQHQFSRSSERSLMDKVIKRMRQWFSDFL